The Daphnia pulicaria isolate SC F1-1A chromosome 12, SC_F0-13Bv2, whole genome shotgun sequence genome contains a region encoding:
- the LOC124316548 gene encoding uncharacterized protein LOC124316548 isoform X5: MAILCVSLFGVALSAISLSFFAVSSYPLHASCRVDWTFGKPCDVVQTALVNQMQKWNMDTQNLCGSGQKCLYEFLTSSPTKVTGTHTTPVKRYVDDVSYTFTPAADNSCSVQGFSTSQTWYAVLDYGTNYCNIKNLVDGSNLGVNDSKYSENTRDAVCTQYSSANCEVY, translated from the exons ATGGCAATTCTTTGTGTGTCCTTATTTGGTGTTGCTTTAAGCGCCATCAGTCTCAGCTTTTTTGCAGTGTCATCCTACCCTCTGCATGCATCTTGCCGTGTGGACTG gacTTTTGGAAAACCATGTGATGTTGTTCAAACAGCTCTag TGAATCAAATGCAAAAATGGAACATGGATACTCAGAACTTGTGCGGCTCTGGACAAAAGTGTTTGTACGAG TTCCTTACTTCATCCCCTACCAAAGTTACGGGAACGCACACAACTCCGGTGAAACG TTATGTTGATGACGTGTCGTACACTTTTACTCCCGCCGCAGACAATTCCTGTTCCGTCCAG GGCTTTTCGACATCCCAGACGTGGTACGCAGTTCTG gATTATGGAACCAATTACTGTAACATCAAAAACCTTGTGGAT GGATCCAACCTTGGAGTCAACGATTCCAAATACAGTGAGAACACTCGTGACGCCGTATGTACGCAGTATTCTTCAGCGAATTGCGAGGTCTACTAA
- the LOC124316487 gene encoding zinc finger Ran-binding domain-containing protein 2-like isoform X1, whose protein sequence is MATKFRPSDGDWTCPDESCGNVNFARRSACNRCGKAKEDDKAKAKKLGMEIGKDAAEKSKGLFSADDWMCTKCGNVNWARRGTCNVCNAPRFGEVEERTGYGGGYNERGTVEYKEREESDDEFDEFGRIKKKFRKNDVNSDELPSTSREPKTLDDEEEDEEEDDDDGDLSKYDLSGWGDESNENPEEKKSSPVNDAPVKSENGSKTSGVRHSEKSRSPGRSRSSSRDRSGSRSSRSRRSDKRSDRRRRRSRSSSDRSRSRSRSRFGLPIKGFHF, encoded by the exons ATGGCTACGAAATTTCGGCCTAGTGATGGCGATTGGACTTGTCCTGATGAAAG CTGTGGAAATGTCAACTTTGCTAGACGAAGTGCCTGCAATCGTTGTGGGAAAGCCAAAGAAG ATGACAAAGCAAAAGCTAAGAAGCTTGGCATGGAAATCGGGAAAGATGCAGCAGAGAAGAGCAAGGGCCTTTTTAGTGCAGATGATTGGATGTGTACAAA ATGTGGAAATGTAAACTGGGCCAGAAGGGGAACTTGCAATGTATGCAATGCCCCAAGGTTTGGAGAAGTGGAAGAACGAACAG GTTATGGAGGAGGCTACAATGAACGTGGAACAGTAGAGtataaagaaagagaagagtcAGATGATGAATTTGATGAATTCGGACGTATCAAGAAAAAGTTCAGGAAAAACGATGTG AACTCTGATGAGTTACCTTCAACATCACGTGAACCAAAAACATTAgacgacgaggaggaggatgaggaagaagatgatgatgatggagatTTATCAAAATACGATCTTAGTGGTTGGGGTGACGAAAGTAACGAGAAtcccgaagaaaagaaatcatcaCCTGTCAACGATGCTCCAGTAAAATCAGAAAATGGCAGCAAAACCAGCGGAGTGCGTCACTCTGAAAA ATCCAGGTCTCCCGGTCGTTCCAGGTCGTCTTCTCGTGATCGATCCGGTTCTAGGTCAAG CAGGAGCAGAAGGTCAGATAAACGCAGTGATCGCCGCCGACGCCGTTCAAGATCTTCAAGCGACCGTTCTAGAAGCCGTTCTCGGTCCAGGTTTGGTTTGCCAATCAAGGGCTTTCATTTTTAG
- the LOC124316548 gene encoding uncharacterized protein LOC124316548 isoform X3, giving the protein MAPNKVVEPTRSCCCSRKMAILCVSLFGVALSAISLSFFAVSSYPLHASCRVDWTFGKPCDVVQTALVNQMQKWNMDTQNLCGSGQKCLYEFLTSSPTKVTGTHTTPVKRYVDDVSYTFTPAADNSCSVQGFSTSQTWYAVLDYGTNYCNIKNLVDGSNLGVNDSKYSENTRDAVCTQYSSANCEVY; this is encoded by the exons ATGGCACCCAACAAAG TAGTCGAACCTACCAGAAGCTGCTGTTGCTCTAGGAAGATGGCAATTCTTTGTGTGTCCTTATTTGGTGTTGCTTTAAGCGCCATCAGTCTCAGCTTTTTTGCAGTGTCATCCTACCCTCTGCATGCATCTTGCCGTGTGGACTG gacTTTTGGAAAACCATGTGATGTTGTTCAAACAGCTCTag TGAATCAAATGCAAAAATGGAACATGGATACTCAGAACTTGTGCGGCTCTGGACAAAAGTGTTTGTACGAG TTCCTTACTTCATCCCCTACCAAAGTTACGGGAACGCACACAACTCCGGTGAAACG TTATGTTGATGACGTGTCGTACACTTTTACTCCCGCCGCAGACAATTCCTGTTCCGTCCAG GGCTTTTCGACATCCCAGACGTGGTACGCAGTTCTG gATTATGGAACCAATTACTGTAACATCAAAAACCTTGTGGAT GGATCCAACCTTGGAGTCAACGATTCCAAATACAGTGAGAACACTCGTGACGCCGTATGTACGCAGTATTCTTCAGCGAATTGCGAGGTCTACTAA
- the LOC124316423 gene encoding uncharacterized protein LOC124316423, protein MARLSICFGLMLILSSGTICSSALNAFSLEDKLQELEVRLEAKIEAKNAQLEAKVTQLEAQLEQNNELRQDLALKVIQLEAKNVQLEVKIEKLEAKVEQQDSLLTSLLREIRTAAATDYVPISYNQSPVAINGLPSSCADLKLIGHTLSGIYSVMGSAKMESVFCDFTKLPDDAGFQKWIGFVDVKSAPVHFFVQRNSTFNTTNTPIPYDLAVVNEGNAMDLTSGKFTAPRPGMYSFSFTGVARLYSSSFSWFWSHLYLNGNRIGSSFIEEFNGPVDQYSPFTLQSTLNLKTGDQFWVEISYSSDSYLRDGSDYHHTHFTGFMLEEEIVASL, encoded by the exons ATGGCTCGTTTGTCAATCTGTTTTGGTTTGATGTTGATTCTGAGTTCCGGGACAATTTGTTCCTCTGCTCTTAACGCATTTTCCTTGGAAGATAAACTGCAAGAATTGGAAGTGAGATTAGAAGCCAAAATTGAAGCTAAAAATGCTCAACTTGAAGCAAAGGTGACACAACTGGAGGCGCAACTTGAACAAAAT AATGAACTAAGACAAGATTTGGCATTGAAAGTTATACAATTAGAGGCCAAAAATGTCCAGCTggaagtcaaaattgaaaaactggAGGCCAAAGTTGAACAACAAGATTCGCTTTTAACTTCCCTTTTACGAGAGAtacgcacagcagcagcaaccgatTATGTTCCAATTAGCTATAATCAATCGCCAGTTGCCATCAACGGACTGCCGTCTTCGTGCGCGGATCTCAAATTGATTGGCCACACCCTGAGCGGAATTTATTCCGTCATGGGATCGGCGAAAATGGAATCCGTTTTCTGCGATTTCACTAAACTACCGGACGATGCGG gttttcagaaatggattggattcgtcgacgtcaaatcggcgcccgtccatttcttcgtccagagaaattcaacatTTAACACAACTAACACTCCGATTCCGTACGATTTGGCGGtggtgaacgagggaaatgccatggatttgacatcagggaaattcacggcaccgcgaccAGGAATgtattctttctctttcacggGAGTGGCGCGTCtttattcttcatctttttcttggttttggtctcatctttatttgaacgggaatCGAATCGGGTCGAGTTTTATTGAAGAGTTTAACGGCCCCGTTGATCAATATAGTCCGTTTACcctccagtcgacgctgaacttGAAAACAGGCGATCAATTCTGGGTGGagatttcttattcttcagaCTCGTATTTGCGTGACGGCAGCGATTACCACCacacccatttcacgggtttcatgttggaggaggaaattgtcgCGTCCCTTTGA
- the LOC124316168 gene encoding serine/threonine-protein kinase PLK1-like, whose translation MGSLRHESRHLLYPPQQRNSPVPSSTAIMTSPISVLAAQLKNSTSSSPSAGCKEPNNESMDSGVAGLRDGLTTPHGGSPTSATSSSSSSSHVLLNHHHASQQQQQSALATTPSSTLLLPPVHDDGLQYIVDRSKNTTYLKGRFLGKGGFARVHELTDLTTGHVYAGKIIPKSRITKPHHKEKIAREIELHRNLVHLNVVRFYHCFEDSENVYIILENCSKKSLVHVMKHRKTLTEPEVRFYLRQLADGLRYVHGARIVHRDLKLGNMFLSENMTVKIGDFGLAARLHAETKVTICGTPNYIAPEVLSRQGHGYEADLWAMGCIMYAMLVGQPPFETSTLAETYSRIAHNMYVIPQWVSRPARSLIRQLLAPDPAHRPTLDQVLKHDFFTSGFMPVSLPPSCCSKAPTFASNDSGIKSDGDSTNENTSPLAPHHLRVPSSFQGNRSRPESVKVPSNGNNQSQKDQRVARSHSLKETPACRKEKKEAQQQQQQQQTQQQQQQQHRGLPGSLKQKITNVLCPDRTPDDHNNKEPSGRVGPPPPPTSAAPAVQQQQQQQPSLYTALDSCLYHAAQVPSNPCPVPCNPLFISKWIDYSNKYGFGFQLSDRAVGVLFNDSTRISYSGDRNRLDFQDATGKTSSYSLNALPSYLMERLTLLRYFAQYMDENLTEGGDSQQQQEQASTTPSTSPVHRRRSFVHMKRWVRTPKAIIMQLDNNTLQINFFKDHTKIVLSADTTSTSAVTQYWVTYINSDRLSATYRLVDISQLGCESTLRERLVFALTVLREFAELDGDKI comes from the exons ATGGGTTCGTTGAGACACGAGTCTCGCCATTTGCTTTACCCACCCCAGCAACGCAACAGTCCAGTGCCTTCGTCGACTGCCATCATGACGAGTCCGATTTCCGTATTGGCCGCCCAGTTGAAGAATAGCACATCATCGAGTCCGTCTGCCGGATGCAAAGAGCCCAACAACGAGTCGATGGATTCCGGGGTGGCTGGTCTTCGCGATGGTCTGACGACGCCCCATGGGGGTTCGCCCACTTCCGCTacgagcagcagtagcagcagcagtcacgTTCTGCTCAACCACCATCACGcttctcagcagcagcagcaatcagCATTGGCCACCACCCCGTCATCCACCCTGCTGCTGCCACCAGTTCACGATGACGGACTTCAGTACATTGTCGACCGGAGCAAAAATACAACTTACCTCAAAGGCAGATTCCTGGGAAAG gGTGGATTCGCACGGGTCCATGAACTGACGGATTTGACGACTGGACATGTCTACGCGGGTAAAATCATCCCAAAATCGCGCATCACCAAACCTCACCACAAAGAAAAg ATCGCCAGGGAAATTGAACTGCATCGCAACTTGGTTCACCTCAACGTGGTTCGATTCTATCACTGTTTCGAGGACTCTGAAAATGTCTACATCATTCTGGAGAATTGTTCCAAAAAG AGTCTAGTGCACGTGATGAAACATCGTAAAACGTTGACGGAGCCTGAAGTTCGTTTTTACTTGCGCCAGCTGGCCGACGGTCTCCGCTACGTCCACGGCGCTCGAATCGTTCACCGTGATCTCAAGCTGGGCAACATGTTCCTCTCTGAGAACATGACGGTCAAAATTGGCGATTTCGGATTGGCCGCCCGCCTCCACGCCGAAACTAAagt GACGATATGCGGAACGCCGAACTATATCGCGCCGGAAGTGTTGAGTCGCCAAGGACACGGATACGAAGCCGATCTCTGGGCCATGGGCTGCATCAT GTATGCCATGTTGGTTGGGCAGCCGCCGTTCGAGACGTCGACGTTGGCCGAGACGTACTCGCGGATCGCCCACAATATGTACGTGATTCCTCAATGGGTGTCTCGTCCGGCTCGCTCGTTGATCCGCCAGTTGTTGGCCCCCGATCCGGCCCACCGCCCCACGTTGGATCAGGTGCTGAAACACGATTTCTTCACCAGCGGATTCATGCCCGTCTCACTGCCGCCGTCGTGCTGCTCCAAAGCCCCGACGTTCGCCTCCAACGACAGCGGAATCAAGTCGGACGGAGATTCCACTAATGAGAATACCAGTCCGTTAGCGCCGCATCACCTCCGCGTCCCGTCTAGTTTTCAAGGCAACAGATCACGCCCGGAATCCGTCAAG gtTCCCAGCAATGGTAATAACCAGAGTCAAAAGGATCAACGCGTTGCCAGAAGTCACAGTTTGAAGGAGACGCCGGCCTGtcggaaggagaagaaagaggctcaacaacaacaacaacagcagcagacgcaacaacaacaacagcagcagcacagaggTCTTCCTGGTTCTTTGAAGCAAAAGATAACCAACGTTTTGTGTCCCGATCGAACGCCCGACGACCACAACAATAAGGAGCCGAGCGGAAGGGTTGGCCCTCCGCCTCCTCCAACATCTGCAGCACCTGccgtacaacaacaacagcaacaacaaccgtcTTTGTACACCGCCTTAGATTCTTGCCTTTATCACGCAGCCCAAG ttCCGTCGAACCCGTGCCCGGTGCCGTGTAATCCGCTCTTCATTTCCAAATGGATCGACTACTCGAACAAGTACGGCTTCGGTTTCCAGCTGTCTGACAGAGCCGTGGGCGTCCTGTTCAATGACAGCACCAGGATAAGCTACTCTGGCGACCGGAA tCGCTTGGACTTCCAAGACGCCACCGGAAAGACGAGTAGCTACAGTCTGAACGCTCTTCCATCGTATCTGATGGAGCGGCTGACTCTCCTTCGCTATTTCGCCCAATATATGGATGAGAATTTGACGGAAGGAGGCGAcagccagcagcaacaggaACAGGCCTCGACGACACCGTCGACGTCGCCCGTGCACAGACGTCGATCCTTTGTCCACATGAAGCGTTGGGTGCGCACGCCCAAGGCTATCATTATGCAATTAGACAATAACACGCTCCAG ATCAACTTTTTCAAAGATCACACCAAGATCGTCTTGTCGGCCGACACGACCTCGACGTCGGCCGTCACCCAGTATTGGGTAACTTACATCAACAGCGACCGATTGAGCGCCACCTACCGTTTGGTGGACATTTCCCAACTCGGTTGCGAATCTACGCTGCGCGAACGACTCGTCTTCGCCCTGACGGTGTTGCGCGAATTCGCCGAATTGGACGGCGACAAAATCTGA
- the LOC124316487 gene encoding zinc finger Ran-binding domain-containing protein 2-like isoform X2: MATKFRPSDGDWTCPDESCGNVNFARRSACNRCGKAKEDDKAKAKKLGMEIGKDAAEKSKGLFSADDWMCTKCGNVNWARRGTCNVCNAPRFGEVEERTGYGGGYNERGTVEYKEREESDDEFDEFGRIKKKFRKNDVNSDELPSTSREPKTLDDEEEDEEEDDDDGDLSKYDLSGWGDESNENPEEKKSSPVNDAPVKSENGSKTSGVRHSEKSRSPGRSRSSSRDRSGSRSSRSRRSDKRSDRRRRRSRSSSDRSRSRSRSRSRSRSRRRR, translated from the exons ATGGCTACGAAATTTCGGCCTAGTGATGGCGATTGGACTTGTCCTGATGAAAG CTGTGGAAATGTCAACTTTGCTAGACGAAGTGCCTGCAATCGTTGTGGGAAAGCCAAAGAAG ATGACAAAGCAAAAGCTAAGAAGCTTGGCATGGAAATCGGGAAAGATGCAGCAGAGAAGAGCAAGGGCCTTTTTAGTGCAGATGATTGGATGTGTACAAA ATGTGGAAATGTAAACTGGGCCAGAAGGGGAACTTGCAATGTATGCAATGCCCCAAGGTTTGGAGAAGTGGAAGAACGAACAG GTTATGGAGGAGGCTACAATGAACGTGGAACAGTAGAGtataaagaaagagaagagtcAGATGATGAATTTGATGAATTCGGACGTATCAAGAAAAAGTTCAGGAAAAACGATGTG AACTCTGATGAGTTACCTTCAACATCACGTGAACCAAAAACATTAgacgacgaggaggaggatgaggaagaagatgatgatgatggagatTTATCAAAATACGATCTTAGTGGTTGGGGTGACGAAAGTAACGAGAAtcccgaagaaaagaaatcatcaCCTGTCAACGATGCTCCAGTAAAATCAGAAAATGGCAGCAAAACCAGCGGAGTGCGTCACTCTGAAAA ATCCAGGTCTCCCGGTCGTTCCAGGTCGTCTTCTCGTGATCGATCCGGTTCTAGGTCAAG CAGGAGCAGAAGGTCAGATAAACGCAGTGATCGCCGCCGACGCCGTTCAAGATCTTCAAGCGACCGTTCTAGAAGCCGTTCTCGGTCCAG GTCTCGTTCTAGAAGCCGCAGACGTCGCTAA
- the LOC124316529 gene encoding ERI1 exoribonuclease 3-like, which translates to MYNSVGKWLVIPSARTASRQFSLSNRCNESRQRFERLLVLDFEATCDSQRGTIRPQEIIEFPVLNVETNGFEIVGTFHRYVKPQVHPTLTPFCTSLTGIIQDMVEDAAPLKEVMEDFHKWLLSQHLLNKEFAVVTCGDWDLKELLPRQFLHTGQVVPAYFKSWINIKMIFAESTGVYPRNLPHMLSHAKLVHFGRLHSGIDDCHNIAAVVRFLGRRSQCWRLTSFLED; encoded by the exons ATGTACAACTCGGTCGGTAAGTGGCTAGTTATTCCATCAGCACGAACTGCTTCTCGTCAATTTAGTTTGTCTAATCGCTGCAATGAATCCCGCCAACGTTTTGAACGCTTGTTGGTTCTCGATTTTGAGGCCACCTGCGATAGCCAACGTGGCACCATTCGACCACAG GAGATTATCGAGTTCCCTGTTCTCAATGTGGAGACAAATGGGTTTGAGATAGTGGGCACTTTTCATCGCTATGTCAAACCACAAGTCCACCCCACCCTGACACCTTTCTGCACCAGCCTCACAGGGATTATTCAG GATATGGTCGAAGATGCAGCCCCCTTGAAAGAAGTAATGGAAGACTTCCACAAATGGCTCCTATCTCAACATCTGCTAAACAAAGAATTCGCTGTCGTGACTTGCGGCGATTGGGACTTGAAGGAGCTCCTCCCACGTCAATTCCTCCATACGGGACAGGTCGTACCTGCTTATTTCAAGTCGTGGATCAATATCAAGATg ATATTCGCCGAGTCCACTGGAGTTTACCCACGTAATCTGCCTCACATGTTGTCCCACGCCAAACTGGTCCATTTTGGTCGATTACACAGTGGAATTG ATGATTGCCATAATATTGCAGCGGTTGTTCGTTTCCTGGGCCGGCGTTCTCAGTGCTGGCGACTGACAAGTTTTTTGGAagattaa
- the LOC124316561 gene encoding translocon-associated protein subunit delta-like: MSCKLLVVFSIAVCFSAVSASSCSSPSLTSTSFTTLDGTILTNIAYVSQFKLSCDGEPADIPLYAEVGGKPLSVVKSKETNEYVVSWLEETKKAPRGNFEIKVYDDEGYAAVRKAQRNGEDTSAVPTVGVVVLYHPGAYTGPWINSELAAVIVAFGVLYYAVTTKTKLEA, from the exons ATGTCTTGCAAGTTGTTGGTCGTGTTTTCTATCGCCGTGTGTTTCTCCGCTGTCTCAG cTTCCTCCTGCTCAAGTCCAAGTTTGACCTCCACATCTTTCACCACTCTCGATGGCACCATTCTCACAAATATCGCCTATGTCTCCCAGTTTAAACTGAGCTGCGATGGAGAGCCTGCT GACATCCCACTGTATGCCGAGGTTGGTGGCAAACCCTTGTCTGTTGTAAAGAGCAAGGAAACCAACGAATATGTTGTCAGCTGGTTGGAAGAAACCAAGAAAGCTCCCCGTGGAAACTTTGAAATCAAAGTCTACGATGATGAAGGTTACGCTGCCGTTCGCAAG GCTCAACGCAACGGTGAAGACACCTCCGCTGTTCCAACTGTCGGTGTTGTGGTCCTGTACCATCCC GGTGCCTACACTGGACCATGGATCAACTCTGAATTAGCTGCTGTTATTGTTGCATTTGGTGTGTTATACTACGCCGTGACAACAAAAACGAAACTGGAGGCATAA
- the LOC124316548 gene encoding uncharacterized protein LOC124316548 isoform X2 — translation MAPNKGETKSLLSNKVEPTRSCCCSRKMAILCVSLFGVALSAISLSFFAVSSYPLHASCRVDWTFGKPCDVVQTALVNQMQKWNMDTQNLCGSGQKCLYEFLTSSPTKVTGTHTTPVKRYVDDVSYTFTPAADNSCSVQGFSTSQTWYAVLDYGTNYCNIKNLVDGSNLGVNDSKYSENTRDAVCTQYSSANCEVY, via the exons ATGGCACCCAACAAAGGTGAAACTAAATCACTACTTTCCAATAAGG TCGAACCTACCAGAAGCTGCTGTTGCTCTAGGAAGATGGCAATTCTTTGTGTGTCCTTATTTGGTGTTGCTTTAAGCGCCATCAGTCTCAGCTTTTTTGCAGTGTCATCCTACCCTCTGCATGCATCTTGCCGTGTGGACTG gacTTTTGGAAAACCATGTGATGTTGTTCAAACAGCTCTag TGAATCAAATGCAAAAATGGAACATGGATACTCAGAACTTGTGCGGCTCTGGACAAAAGTGTTTGTACGAG TTCCTTACTTCATCCCCTACCAAAGTTACGGGAACGCACACAACTCCGGTGAAACG TTATGTTGATGACGTGTCGTACACTTTTACTCCCGCCGCAGACAATTCCTGTTCCGTCCAG GGCTTTTCGACATCCCAGACGTGGTACGCAGTTCTG gATTATGGAACCAATTACTGTAACATCAAAAACCTTGTGGAT GGATCCAACCTTGGAGTCAACGATTCCAAATACAGTGAGAACACTCGTGACGCCGTATGTACGCAGTATTCTTCAGCGAATTGCGAGGTCTACTAA
- the LOC124316548 gene encoding uncharacterized protein LOC124316548 isoform X1, with product MAPNKGETKSLLSNKVVEPTRSCCCSRKMAILCVSLFGVALSAISLSFFAVSSYPLHASCRVDWTFGKPCDVVQTALVNQMQKWNMDTQNLCGSGQKCLYEFLTSSPTKVTGTHTTPVKRYVDDVSYTFTPAADNSCSVQGFSTSQTWYAVLDYGTNYCNIKNLVDGSNLGVNDSKYSENTRDAVCTQYSSANCEVY from the exons ATGGCACCCAACAAAGGTGAAACTAAATCACTACTTTCCAATAAGG TAGTCGAACCTACCAGAAGCTGCTGTTGCTCTAGGAAGATGGCAATTCTTTGTGTGTCCTTATTTGGTGTTGCTTTAAGCGCCATCAGTCTCAGCTTTTTTGCAGTGTCATCCTACCCTCTGCATGCATCTTGCCGTGTGGACTG gacTTTTGGAAAACCATGTGATGTTGTTCAAACAGCTCTag TGAATCAAATGCAAAAATGGAACATGGATACTCAGAACTTGTGCGGCTCTGGACAAAAGTGTTTGTACGAG TTCCTTACTTCATCCCCTACCAAAGTTACGGGAACGCACACAACTCCGGTGAAACG TTATGTTGATGACGTGTCGTACACTTTTACTCCCGCCGCAGACAATTCCTGTTCCGTCCAG GGCTTTTCGACATCCCAGACGTGGTACGCAGTTCTG gATTATGGAACCAATTACTGTAACATCAAAAACCTTGTGGAT GGATCCAACCTTGGAGTCAACGATTCCAAATACAGTGAGAACACTCGTGACGCCGTATGTACGCAGTATTCTTCAGCGAATTGCGAGGTCTACTAA
- the LOC124316548 gene encoding uncharacterized protein LOC124316548 isoform X4, giving the protein MAPNKVEPTRSCCCSRKMAILCVSLFGVALSAISLSFFAVSSYPLHASCRVDWTFGKPCDVVQTALVNQMQKWNMDTQNLCGSGQKCLYEFLTSSPTKVTGTHTTPVKRYVDDVSYTFTPAADNSCSVQGFSTSQTWYAVLDYGTNYCNIKNLVDGSNLGVNDSKYSENTRDAVCTQYSSANCEVY; this is encoded by the exons ATGGCACCCAACAAAG TCGAACCTACCAGAAGCTGCTGTTGCTCTAGGAAGATGGCAATTCTTTGTGTGTCCTTATTTGGTGTTGCTTTAAGCGCCATCAGTCTCAGCTTTTTTGCAGTGTCATCCTACCCTCTGCATGCATCTTGCCGTGTGGACTG gacTTTTGGAAAACCATGTGATGTTGTTCAAACAGCTCTag TGAATCAAATGCAAAAATGGAACATGGATACTCAGAACTTGTGCGGCTCTGGACAAAAGTGTTTGTACGAG TTCCTTACTTCATCCCCTACCAAAGTTACGGGAACGCACACAACTCCGGTGAAACG TTATGTTGATGACGTGTCGTACACTTTTACTCCCGCCGCAGACAATTCCTGTTCCGTCCAG GGCTTTTCGACATCCCAGACGTGGTACGCAGTTCTG gATTATGGAACCAATTACTGTAACATCAAAAACCTTGTGGAT GGATCCAACCTTGGAGTCAACGATTCCAAATACAGTGAGAACACTCGTGACGCCGTATGTACGCAGTATTCTTCAGCGAATTGCGAGGTCTACTAA
- the LOC124316437 gene encoding toll-interacting protein B-like produces MASADSGVPSDSNAGQSRYRQRTAVLGNLPDDFLRPDSLQGSNPSHQERIDRELAIQLHQQQRVANIQYVNQSYAGQLIITIVEASFVKNYGVTRMDPYVRVRIGHTIYETPACPSGGRTPRWNKRIQSYLPTGVKSISIEVYDECALTMDELIAYGQIPIPEIVFRGESADQWLQLSGKQGEHKEGSIHMIFTLLPIAAPQLIAPGTMGFAMAPAYGGYPLVNSTVVPVGQAPIATPMMVMPGYAPSCVQMPIYNTANPAMVTPQGNLPVASRPKPLTQEEIKEIMSMFPTLDPQVVQSVIDACDGRREAIVDSLLQISEQ; encoded by the exons ATGGCAAGTGCTGATTCTGGTGTTCCATCAGACTCTAATGCTGGACAAAGTAGATATCGTCAACGCACG GCTGTGCTGGGAAATCTACCTGATGATTTTCTAAGACCTGACAGTCTCCAGGGTAGTAATCCATCTCACCAAGAACGTATTGATAGAGAACTGGCTATCCAActtcaccagcagcagcgtgTTGCAAATATTCAGTATGTCAACCAAAGCTATGCCGGTCAACTAATCATCACCATTGTTgag GCTTCTTTTGTTAAGAACTACGGAGTAACTCGAATGGATCCTTATGTCCGTGTTCGCATTGGCCACACAATCTACGAAACCCCTGCTTGTCCAAGCGGTGGCAGAACCCCTCGCTGGAATAAGCGCATCCAAAG TTATCTGCCGACTGGAGTGAAAAGCATTAGTATTGAAGTCTACGACGAGTGCGCATTAACAATGGATGAACTGATTGCCTACGGCCAGATTCCTATTCCGGAAATTGTTTTCCGCGGAGAATCCGCCGACCAGTGGCTGCAATTAAGCGGCAAACAAGGCGAACATAAAGAAGGGTCTATTCACATGATTTTTACACTCCtg CCGATTGCCGCCCCACAGCTGATTGCACCGGGGACTATGGGATTCGCCATGGCTCCAGCGTACGGCGGTTATCCACTAGTGAATTCCACAGTTGTTCCGGTTGGGCAAGCACCAATAGCAACTCCTATGATGGTCATGCCCGGCTATGCTCCTTCCTGTGTCCAAATGCCCATTTACAACACAGCCAATCCAGCTATGGTGACTCCCCAAGGAAATCTTCCCGTCGCTTCCCGCCCGAAACCACTTACTCAAGAG gaaattaaagaaattatgAGCATGTTTCCGACGCTTGACCCTCAAGTAGTTCAGAGCGTCATTGACGCATGTGATGGGCGTCGTGAAGCAATCGTCGATAGTCTTCTTCAGATTTCTGAacagtaa